Below is a genomic region from Anabas testudineus chromosome 13, fAnaTes1.2, whole genome shotgun sequence.
tggatgttttattttccccaGAAAGCTACATTTGatgaaaccaaaaaaacaacGTTTTATTGCCCTGGCTGTATCAAGCTCTTTCAGGTTGCTCTCTCTTCTCACATCTACTTACCACCCATATTGTAGGTTTACATCCTCATTTTTCCTGTCTCACTCTACATTTCAATATAGCAATTCACTTCCCTCTGATCCATTTTACTTTGCAATTGAATCTTTACACTGTATAGGTATAGTCTCTTGCATGATTAATAGAGAGAGCTGGTTTTGTCATCTCAGGAGAATGGTGGAGATGGGTTCTGAGAGACGGGATATGATCCAAATATCCACTTTGCAACAAATGGGAAGGGAATCACTTTAGATAACACCAGCAGTCCCAAGAGGTCGCTAAGTGTTGACATGAAACAAACTGATAGAAACAAAGACCAAGCGGGTGAGTAGTAAACGCAGCTCGACTTCAACATCATGCTAGATTCAGGCAATCTTGGGCTGAGGTCTATTCGCCGTAATATAAGAGAATACACAAATGACTCATGGCTCAAAATGAGTCACTTCCTTATGAGTCATGTCAAAGTTCTGCCAAATCTCCACTGCCtggaaaaaacagattttcataTAAAGGATATCTACGTGATACTGACCTGGGGGTTAGGAGAGGTTCAAGGGTACATGTGTTACATGAgtaaatggataaaataaaaaaaaaaaaaaacattgtggttatgcatttttttattttgatgtttctgTTCTCAATTTGTTTTCCTTGCCATATACGGGACACACATCTTCAGGCCTCCAGAATAAAATTGAGtaagtaatttaattttatttcttaacaATTGTTATGGTACAGTCCATTTTAGAAACATGTTCAAATGTAAACCTGTCATGTTGTTCATTGCTCAAcatttgaaggaaaaaaaaaaatgcagatggcagcccaccatgagcctggttctgctggaggtttcttcctctaaaggcagtttttcctctccactgttgcctaaagcttgctcaaatgggattgttggggtTTCTATGTAATcttctatacaattatactctgtaagcTCTTAAAGctgacactgtaaagtgccttgagatgactatTGTTGTAATTTGGCGCTATccaaatgaaattgaattgaatagtcTCTCACACTGCTCTGGAGTGATTCTAGTCCACTCTTCTTCCAGTCTCTTCCACAGTTTGGTGACTTTGGGATTCTTGGCCATAACTTTGTGGTTTTGTATTGAGTTTGGAGCAGGACTCTGGGCTGACCATTTTTAGTGTCAAAGAACTGCTTTACCCGTTTGGCTGTGTGACAGGGGGAAGTGTCCAGCATGACAATTTTTAGCTGATTGGGTGACAAATGTAGGGAAGGAACTGCATGTTGTCAAAAGGTTATGATAAACATTCTTATTCACTCCACTGCCATATAGCTGTAAAGGAGGCCCAACTCCTGCTACAAAAAACATTCCTCAAACCATGCTATAATGTGCTTCAGAATATATGTAACTACTAAAATATGCTTAACATACTTCCTGTTTAGATCATTTCAAATAGGACAAAGCAGTGACCTCGATATGTAAGAAATTGTAGGTTGTTCTCCAATTTTGATCTACAGTGTAGTTGGCCACCTTCTGACATGGAAATCTGAAGTTGCGATAAAGTCCACTTATTCAATTATATAATAGGAAAAAAGTTGATTAAGACATGAACTTCAACCTAAAGGCACTAAAAAAGAGATGCAGTCAATGAGAAAGCTTCACTTAACAGGAATAATACACCagatttacatttgcatttagtcatttggcagatgcttttaaccaaagccacagctgggattcgaaccctgGTCCCCCACATGTAGTTGGCAATCATACCACTATACTATTCAACCAGATGTAGCATGAGGTATTATTTGCGAAAGGGGGCTTGATATAGCAATAAACTTAGTatgcaaaatgcattttgaagCAGATGAGACTTGACTTAGATTACTATACATGAAATCTTTGCATGTGGTGACCAGAGACTGTAATACGGCTTATAACAGTTAAATAAGCATGCCTCTGCCTATGGAAGCCACTGGGGAAAATCTAAGGTTACACTTCTCTATATGATGTTGACAACATTTTCTACATGAATCTTTACCAACAACAAagtcttttgtgtgtttatgaccacaaagaatatttaaaaaaattcatGACCACTTACACTACCAGTTAAATGTTAACactttctcattctgttttctttttttttttttattttattccaacaTTGTACaatcaaacaacaaatattacTCAATAAAAATTTGTTGAATAACCTAGAATATGATTAGATTTTCCAAAGTAGCTACATAGGCATACTCATGGCATACTCTAAACAGATTGACAAAGCAGTCACTTGGAATGGTTTTCAATTCACAGGCCACCCTGTCAAAAGATactttgtgacatttcttgCCTTCTTAATGTGCCCAAGACCATCAGCTGTCTTGTGCACAAGAAGGGTGGGTACAGAGTGAACAGCCTTATTAATGCTACTACAAATACTGTGCTAGGcccatcatttgttttccaacaggTCATGACCCCAAATCCACTCCTAGCTTCTGTAAGAGCTATTTGTCCAATAGGGAGAGTCATGAAGTGCTGCATCAAATGTCCTAGCCTCCAAAATCACCTAGTCTGAATCCAAGTTAGATGGTTTAGGATGAGTTGGACTGGAGAGTGAAGGAAATGCAGCCAAAAAGTACTCCACACCTCTGGGAACGTCTTAAGATTATTGGAAATCCATTCTTTTGACTAGTATCGTACATATGTTGCATCTATAGATGCAATAGATTTCAACTAGTAATATCCCTAGTCAACAGATGTAATGTActttaatataaacaaaaattgTATAAAGTAAAGTTTGCTCTCAGGTCAAatctcattgagagttacatAAATCCCTTGTCTGCAGTGATTGCCGAAGTTAAAGGTGCCATCATctttgtccaggccagttttattagtttgtttttttgttttttgtttttaaacttctatggaaccacaactcaaaagcaatgtctgattttcatgagttaaatTTAGTAAATTTTATTTCCCATTACTTTTGTAAGTTTTAAgatatttcagtatttttattccACGTCTGTACAGTGCCTAGCCTACCAAGTAAAAAGGCTAAAGACCAGATACAGATTCTCAACAGTACAAtctaataaaaaaggaaataccccatctgtttttttttttgttttttgttttttccttaaGCTTGAATCATTTGCAGCCTCACCGGTGAACAAGTGCCTTTCAATGTGTAATGTGACAAAAACCTTTCCGCTCATCACATGACTACTTCCCTACAGGCTGATGCTCTTTATGGCCTCCAGCTTGTCAATTATTCATTGCTGGGCTGTGTGGTGTTCTGTATCACCAACAGCCAATAAGAGAGAATCGAATAAAGACATCAAGATGGCAAACAGGATAGAGAGTTAGGGAGGAGGGATGGAATAGCTCCCTGTTCTAGGATAAGTAATGGAGCAAATCTCAACTCTCAACTGGGCGGAGCCTCCACTAAATCAACGCTAGGTAAATGATGTTAATGCTAAGACAAGATCCCACTCTGGGGCCTGGCGTCGAGATGATTGAGATTTTCAAGTAGATAGAGACCCAAAACCACTGCATATTGCAGAGAGAGGCATGCTAGTGCTTGAAGCAGGAAATAGGCACTTTCTGACAGGTGTCAAGGGGGTTGactgtaatgtactgtaggCAAAGTACTTGAGAGGAGGTGGAGCAAAATGTTGACATTAAAAGGTAGTTGTTCTACCCTGAATGCTACTGGCAGTAAGCCTCCTCTTATATCAAATTGTATCGAGTCCATTAAGTGGAGACAAATGATGTGGGACCAAACCTGTAATAGCAGACATTTTAGACTGTGTGCCGAGTTAAACTTCAAGATATTCTACACTTAAAGTAGAGATATGTCTCTAGTAGTTTAGGTCTGTCAATGTATTTTTTAAGTCTACTTACAGAGAGCACAACTAGAAATCTTATTTACTGCCTCAGCGAGTGGCTTATGACACAGACTTCTTCCCTAATAAGCtggatgagaataaaaaaaattatggGTATTGAATACcaactgtgctttttttttttttttttttttttaattgttcacaAAGGAGAATTtggaaaaatctgatttaatcCAACTAAACATACCTTTTATATAGAAAAAAATGGGCTGGACTACCATGTGTTTTGAGATTTTCTAGGCAGCTCTAACTACTGGATGTTGATCAAAGACAGCATAgaaaatttttttaaaatctgaataaaGGATTTTGTTTGCAGGTGCTGGGCAAGAATGTATTGTATGCgattaaaataacattcaatAATTGTAAAACCCAGTCCCTAAATGATCCAGTCAAAGTTTGAGGTTGAAATGACGTATTTTTGAGTCTCAAGAACCAAATCCAAGCTCAGGCTTGGACCAAACACTGTCAAAACAACCTTAACCAAAAAATTGCAACCTGacattgtttttcctgtctgcagcagactcactctgcaaacagcagcagatagCAAAGCATGGACAGAGCACACCTTTTGCATATATGGACAAACATagaagtctctcttcttcctccttcctctcatgATCTGAACAAACaatgaatttatttgtttttgtcgGCACAGTCACATGAACAAGCTAAGTggtatgtgtgtgcgtatgcAACATTATAACCATTCATGATCCACAATGCAGCAtcacgtctcatttttgatcagccaaaaaggagACAGATCTCTTTCAccttttcagatctctgcagtGGCTTCCTGTACAAAGCCctttgcctacaaagtggtcaactcaacagcaccagcttACGTGAACTCCCTCATTCTGGTCTGCAGTGCCTCTCGCTCACTGCACTTTGCAAGTGAACAACATCTTTgttcccctcacctcacctcaaaagatcccaggcaaaatttttcagctctgtggttccatgATTGTGGAATGACCTATCCATCTCTGCACGCACAGCTGCCTCACTCTTAATTTTCTAAAACTTGCTGTAAATAGAACTTGTCTGAACCGTTCTCTGCAcctaaaaccttaaaaaaaatattgcaccTATACCCCGTGAAACTCAGTCAGTCAACAGTAAATGTCATGGCTGCTGGATTCATTGCAAGACTGAAACTCAAAGATGGAGCCTcattagctgcacagtaatgctaAATGGCtaatgtgacaaacatgagCTTTTCTCAGACTCCAGAGCAAGGGAAATTTTCAGGCTAATTACACAGCGGGACAGTCATGATGTCTTAGAGAGATTAAGTGAAAcgtttaaaactattttatggCAGCAGTGGATTGTATCGTGGTAAAGTATCATGTTTATCTTTGTCACTTGTAGCAtgtccatgttttgttttgttggagtTTTTTTTGCGCACTATaatctgcttgtttttcagcatgacaatATATAGGCACATTTGGGGGAATTCAAAGAcctgttttttatattatattttttaacatcCTTTTTTATAACTAATTGTATAGttagaaatgtttaatatacCTGGGATTTGTAAgttttctaaatctaaataataaataaaaatcttacaCTAGTCTGATTTCTTAAGTAGAAGTCTAAAGGTCTGATTTAATATACACACAAGATTAGCAGATTTACCGTTGCAATAATTTTGTTGGCTTGACACTACTGCCGTATCTCATAGCATCTCTGAGTTTGTTTTAGACAAAACAGGGAAAGGACATATCTGGCTGTGACACAGACATAAAAGACTCTATACAGTATGCCCATCTCATGCTCAGCTCAGAGGGCATAGTTAGGGTCCccatttattaatatttgatgGGAATCAATAATAGAAGGGTAATATGTGCACTAAATGACCAAGACCTCAGAGACTTATCCACCTCTCTTCCTTTGCTGACAATCTCTATGCTGTCATACATAAAGAAAGAAGGTAGCTGGCAGTATCTGGCCTGTAACAAAGCAAGGGTGCATGGTGTTGAGCACATAATTTGCTTTGCATGGACTGTGTTCTGGCGCAATCCAGACCCAGAACAAAGTCTGTTATCAGTTCTTATTGTCTAAGCTTAAGCAATTATATGACAATTTAAATCTGATTATTGTACCCTTACTATAGTGAAGCTGAGTGCTTTCTGTTGAGCACTGTAGGTGAGGAGGCTTTACATTAACCTTTTTTTGGTTCTGGTTGATGTCTTCTTGTGATTGTTCTTCAGAATCAGAAAATAGAATCAGACATAATTGGCCAAGAAAGTTTCAATAGGTGCATTTCTACGGTTAAGGAAGTCAAACCTCTATTACTACAACAAGTAGATTCAAGCTCCTCTGTCAGCAATTATCAGCACTGCTAAGGAGTTGCAGAGACAGAATCCTAGTGCTTTGACATTACTGGAGAAGGgctagaataaaaacaacacttctACAAGGATTTACTATTTTGCTGTGTAGCTGTGTATTGAGTTTAGCTTTCCTGAAAATTGTTTAAATAACTAGTTTTTACTTAAACTTTGTGTAGTGCACAAATAGTTAAATATTGTGCACACTGTCTTTATCTAGAGTAGGGGAACTGTTTCTCAACGACAAATCCTACCCTCTAACATGATTGTCAAAACCCATGGCTGAAGTTATAGTTTACTAGGTTCATACAAATCCTCATAAATATTTCCCTATAATGCCCAATAACAATTATTCCAACACGCAACTAAGTTCACTTGCTTTATTCTAAACCAGGCTGAATTTAACTGAAATGACATTTAAtcataatataattataaatgaTATAACTTAACTTACAACTAACTTAACGAATTCAGATCACTTTGCTACAtttcaaattatattttctcATACTCAGATTGAAGTCATGGGAcaccagaagaaaaaaagaaatggaataAGTAGCACAATaagtacagtaaaataaaagttaaacacATATAGAGGGGAAACTGTTAAGCTTTTGAATAAAATCCATGAGTGTTCTCATAAGCAGAAAATAACCAAGATGGCTCAAATCATCTGCAGAAGATCTGGAATGTGTTCTGGTGCTACGTGGCAGGAAAAGGGTAGCAGcaaaagggggggggggcgggggggggctAGACAGACACAAGGAATGAGTCTGAACCCCTTCAGTGTTTCCTCAACAATTTCCAGAGGCCACTGAGGTCAAATCACTGAAACCAGACAACTCTGACATCAGGCAAGGCCACAAGGAAAACCTGCTAACAGTATAAAAGTGTAGATGTAATCTCATGTGTTTTAAGTCACTAATGAGTTGGAGCCTTGCTGTGCTCAACAGTAGGATGTCGAAGTCTGGAGGCTTTGTGAAAACATAGGGAGGATATATTTTAACTCCAGAGGTGCATACTTTTTAAAGCCTACAGGGTACGACAGATTATACAGACCACTTGACACATTGCTTAGCTATATGTAATTCCTCTTCAAGTAAATAGACCGTCCACCTCCAGGCTAAATAATTACAAACCAAGTAGACATGGGCATGTCCAAGCTCATGTTGATTGCACTGAGAATGTGATCTACAGCAGGCCTGGCTTACCATGTGGAACTTGAGAGCCTGGCACAAATCACAGAATCTTTCAACAGCAGATATTTAACCATCACTGCAATGAGCCTTCCATGAATCAGTTGTCAAGGAAGCATACTGTATAACGTAGGTTTAAGTGTTGCTGCCTTATTATCAGGGACACCATaatatgtttaatgttaacatttagCCATAAATCAGTTGCATCTGaccattttgtctttgtttgttttgtttttgttaataggtcaattttgttttaatatacaCTTAGGGTTAGAGAAGGGCAGACAACTGATTATCTGTGTGACTACTGATCTGTACATTCTTGTTGTGTTAGCTGTTCCATGGTGGATTTTCCACCCCCTTATTTTACAAGGTTTTGACACAACTACCTAAAGAGAAGGTCTATTCCTGAAAAGCATCACACAGGCCTATGTTGTAATTACTGGAGTTCTGTCTGGATGTATCAACATAGACAAGTCTCTCCCAGAGCTTCAAACAACATGGATCACAGGGATACAGTGACAAAGGCCAGAGTGATGCATTGCTCTGCAATTACTCAAGTCTGAGTAGTAATTAAACAATGTAAACATTGAATTAAAGTCAAGCAAGTTAGTCTATAGATTCCAACTAATTATTTAGGGCAACTgatcatctttattttaaaaactggttTTCCAGATAAGATTCAAATTATCATCACAGAAAAAAGACATGAAGAGGGTTAGTGGTCAGTCAGCCGACATATTAGGCCAGTCTTTGAGACTTTCAATGAATCTGCGTTGGCCAATATCTGCACTCATGCCagataattaataaaaacatctgcagcactaatttaatatataattgaaagtaaattaaaataataaattatcacttgtaaaatgaagaaaattatTAAGATGcatttggaaacattttatttgcacttgAAAAAGCAGAGAGTGAGATTGGTGGATCAGTACAGTTACattgtttgtgctgcagccttTCCTCAgcgtctgtgtctctgtgaccCAGGGTGGAGCTTAGCTCCACACAAAGTAGCCAGGAGAACAAATGAGAAGAGATTTTACTAGTTTACCACTGTAAATGTTGTTACATTTGAATGGTTGCTATACACAccataaaaatgcacaaaacagtGAGTGTTTCTTCACTATGAAACACCCCCACTCTCCCACCCCCAAAGATTCCTAATTGACTATTGCGAGaatatacagtaatacactTCAGAGGTTGCAATAAATGAAATGCTTTCACAGCTTagggcgttttttttttttgttttgttttttttttttttaaatatactcaTGCTATAATTTTTGTGAGGAAGCAAAATGTCACCCAGTGCAGTGGTGTATCTCACTGAGGTGTTTTTGATTTGGATAATTTGATCTGGATCTGTGGCACAGATGAATAAGCAAAATCAGGTTCAAGACTGATGGAAATTGTGGCAAGTTAAGacaattcattgttggttttagtctctATATGGGAATTGTAGTAAtagtataaaaatacaaaatggcTGGCCTTAGCCTTTAAACCAACTTGCAGCttggagcagagaaaaagaTGTAGTGGTTTGGATTTCAGCAACCaaggaaaggagaaaaggaaatagAAGCAAAAAGGTAAACAGAAGCATGACTTACTTGGAGAGAGACACTCCTCCAGCTTTTCCAATGAGCTCCTCATGGTGGAGAACGGCATCATTCCAAGGAATTTCAAGGAATTTCAGCAATGTTCTCATCCATTTCTCAGGATGGAGAACCAGCTGTTCATAGTGCACAGGCAGGCATTTATCAGCCGCCTCCAGGCACTGTGTGTACATGGTCTCTATGGCCCGATTCCACTTGGTCAGGCAGTCCCGGTAGCTACCCAGGTCAAAGCCTGCAATGGTCACCTTCCGTGAAATCATGGAGTGGACTGAAGCTCGCCCATCACGAATCATGAGTATAAACTTGGCGTGGGGAAATATCTTTGCTAGGTAGGAAAGCGATTTCAGTGCAAAAGGGTCTTTGTTGCACAGGTAGTTGGCAGGCTCGCCATGTTTGACAATGATTTCCAGCAGGAAGGCCTGCATAGCGGCGTCCAGCACCTCATCTGTCACACCTGCCTCGTCAAGTCGCATCTTTTCACGGCCCGAGCGACTCCACATCTGCTTCATGGCCAGGATACGTGGGATGACACGGGTTTCTTCACCACAACGTACCTCGGGATGGGCATCCAGCATCGCTCGCATAAGTGTGGTCCCACTCCGGGGCACACCACCAATGAAGATAAGTGGCATGTCTTTGCTGTAAACAAAAGGGGTGCTGAGATTCTGGCCTGTCCGTAATGTTGTACGCATACTGCCTCCCACTGCCGACAGAGGCAAGATTCCACCCAGTTGGCTGCGCTCCTCAATGCGATGGTGGCACTCCATTGCATGGCGGCCCAGGTAGAAGACTGTGACCGAGCTGATTACCAGACAGGCCACCAGTAAGTTCTGTTTCAGCTTGCCAATCATGTTGGTTGCAGGCCACAGACAGGAGAGGACAATATCACCACAAGGGGAAATCAGGGGAAGGGATGGGGGGAAAAAGGGACTAATTAAGGTTCCCACCCTTTATGGTTGTTTGCTGGAAACCAGACATGGATCAAGCTCCCTGGTGCACAGCAGCCGTTGAGTCCCCTGCTCCATTAGGCCTGGTTTGtggcataaaacaaaaaagaaatagttaATTCAAagtataataaacaaaaacaactaaatctATTCAAATGTTCCATGTCACAGGTTTTAGAATAAAAGATGTCAGCCACCAAGACAGTTCACTATGAAGTGCACAAAAGCACCAGAGAAGAAGTTTGTTCTGTATAGTTCACACAGGGCAGAATGTTGCCACATTCTCTTTTTAAGAGACAAGCGTTTTGATCATAAGCAAGTATTAACATGCAATTTTTACCCAGCAGAAAGCCTAAATCATAAAGtaatacaattttaattaattataatgaaGTTGTTGCTTCACAGATGTTCTTTGGAGCATTAAAGTACAAAGAATTGAAAGCCCATTGAAAGATAAATAATTTAGACTCTCTGCTGACGAGACACTTAGAATGTAGAACACCAAATCTATGTATTTAACCAAGGACAGCTCAATTATTCGAATTGCTAAATATCGCTGTGGATTTGAATCTCTGTAGCACATCATCTATGAAAACACTAAGGGTGTTATAAAAAAGGCCATTAATCATAATGAACTAATTTAAGggcaaaaacacaacaagctaAAATCAAATTAGACTTAAAAAGTGACAGAAGGCTATAACATGATTTCAATGTCCAGTTTCCATTGCCTGAAAAGTCAATAAAAAGTGGCAATTAAAAAGagcaaagtaaagtaaaacattgGGATAAGTCATTTTGGAAAAGCTAGACCTTTTGGAATAGTTCTGACAGTGCCTTGTCTGTATATAGATCTTAACATGCTGCGTGGGAAAGAAAACCTAAATATACTCAAAGTGATCTGCAGGAAGTGTGGGTGAAGATTCCTAAGTCAAGAACAGAGCAACTTTCAGCTGGTCTGCTAAAAGGGGGGTTATGTAGAGCTAGCCTGGTCAAAGATTTTGCATATcacaatttttttgtttgtttaaagtcATGATTTAGAGAGCAACAGTGCATTCACATATAAAGACAGATTCaattttaatgtctgtttgcAGATGTTTACTCAAACCTCCCCACAAGAATTACCACAGCATACTTCACCTTATTTGCTCTGCTGTTTCCACATCATCATGAGCGTGATGGTTAACAGGTTCTGTCAGCATTGTACTGCAGCAGTGCCACAGCAGTGACTCTGACATCACTATATGACAGGATGCTGTTTATCACAGCAGAGCAATGAACCCAGAACAACCAACTCCCCCAAATGGTTTCTAAGAAACTACTGGGATGTATCAGAGCAGAGCACCACAGCATGACACAAAACAGTCATCCACTTTGTGTGAACCCATGAAATTTTAACTTTATCTTTTCTCAGCAAATATGCAATAAATGAGTGCCATGTTATGTCCCAGGAGTCTGAGTTTAGATGGAGATTCCAAGCTCCTTACCTATGGCTAtgtttaaaaattgtttttctgtctttatgggCAGAGTAGACATTTGCTACTGCTGACGAATGCTGAAATTGAATGATTCCCATCTGTACCCAGCCCTGCCCTGACAAAACCACACACTGGCTAAAGCATAACACTTCAAAACATGGTGAATGccataaataaaaaaggcatGGCAGAGTGATTCTCAAAATATCTAAATTCCTCCAAGTTTGCATTATGAAGGCACCACAGAAATTTTATCTATCATCATCTGATAATAGCCACAGTTAATACAGGAGATAAGAGTAGTAAACTAGAAGCTCCAAGTTTATAGACTGTACTGATTATGGATCTACAGCTGTTACTAAATATTGGCTGACATGAGCAATCAGTCACCTCTTTATAAAAGACTGGGTTTAATTTGAATCCTTCCAATGTTATATGAGGAATAATGCAAAAGTATTTATTAGACTTGTTTTCCTTCCATTCCCTTCAATTTGGCATGTTGAAGCGATGGCATTACTAAGCAGGAGACAAACAACTTTAAGTTGAGGCTCAGTTTTGCATGATTATCTGTTCCTGCATTAATTCATTGTGTATCTACAGTTGTTACTGAAGAATGGTATCAGCAATAATCAAATTTTTAAGGATGGTATGAGTTCTAAATTCTGTAAATGAGTCGACtatgtttgcttgtgtttcatCTACTAGCATGTGTTCTGTGCACTCAGGGTCACTCCAGATAAGCCATTTGGTTAATAGATACAACCCTGAATGGGGAGAATTGTTTTTCAACCAGTTGACAACAATAGGCGAAGAATCCATTTAAATTTTGCAAAGCAAACTTCAGTGCAGCCAGTATactattacatttaaaatatatgccaatttattaaatttatatgTGTACAGACAGAAATGGCAAGGTCAGTACATCACTCAACCATCTGTTTCCCCTGTGACACCATGTTGGCAAGATATTCTTAGTGGGTTACTCATGCCTTAATGAGTtaagtggttgttgttgcttttaggCAAACATCATTGTCTGTTAACACATAGTTTTACAAGTAAGAAGcattttacaacaaaacattagTGCTAGTACCTTGCATTAGGCTTCCTGTGAGAACAAGCTCATGCAGACTAAATTGCAGATAAATCCTTTAACTGATGTTATTAGTAGTACTGTATTACCTTGTAATGTTCAGAGACTTTCATACAGTGCAGCCTTCTTTGCTATTTTCCTGTTGTTGAGCTTTTCTTCCAGACAACCAAATCCAACTCACatatctgtctttctttagtGGTTCAGTGTTAAAGCATACAAGCTACCAGCAACTTTCATCTCAGCTACACATCAGTAGGAAGGTTGAGAACATTTCTCATATGCCTCAATAAAAATTAACATTGCGTTGTCACAAAACAGCAGTTTCATAGAAAAATACATACAGACTAGCAACCCAAAAAAGGTATTAACTCCAGTACGACAGTGAACAGAGCAGAGTTagcaggaagaaagaaagacagcagGTGAGAGTGAACGCTGGTGACAGAGAAGGAAAGTGAGAAACAAAGAGtgggaagaagagaaagatgaCAACAGATGACTCACTGGTATCATCACAGACAAGGTAAAGAAAACACTCATGTATCATGTACAACAAATAACCCAAGTCTAAATGTCTTACAT
It encodes:
- the tpst1 gene encoding protein-tyrosine sulfotransferase 1 isoform X2, with product MIGKLKQNLLVACLVISSVTVFYLGRHAMECHHRIEERSQLGGILPLSAVGGSMRTTLRTGQNLSTPFVYSKDMPLIFIGGVPRSGTTLMRAMLDAHPEVRCGEETRVIPRILAMKQMWSRSGREKMRLDEAGVTDEVLDAAMQAFLLEIIVKHGEPANYLCNKDPFALKSLSYLAKIFPHAKFILMIRDGRASVHSMISRKVTIAGFDLGSYRDCLTKWNRAIETMYTQCLEAADKCLPVHYEQLVLHPEKWMRTLLKFLEIPWNDAVLHHEELIGKAGGVSLSKVERSTDQVIKPVNVEALSKWVGKIPPDVVRDMAVIAPMLSRLGYDPHANPPNYGRPDPKVLDNTRRIQKSAERPNPS
- the tpst1 gene encoding protein-tyrosine sulfotransferase 1 isoform X1, which codes for MIGKLKQNLLVACLVISSVTVFYLGRHAMECHHRIEERSQLGGILPLSAVGGSMRTTLRTGQNLSTPFVYSKDMPLIFIGGVPRSGTTLMRAMLDAHPEVRCGEETRVIPRILAMKQMWSRSGREKMRLDEAGVTDEVLDAAMQAFLLEIIVKHGEPANYLCNKDPFALKSLSYLAKIFPHAKFILMIRDGRASVHSMISRKVTIAGFDLGSYRDCLTKWNRAIETMYTQCLEAADKCLPVHYEQLVLHPEKWMRTLLKFLEIPWNDAVLHHEELIGKAGGVSLSKVERSTDQVIKPVNVEALSKWVGKIPPDVVRDMAVIAPMLSRLGYDPHANPPNYGRPDPKVLDNTRRVFKGEFQLPDFLKEQSQIQKSAERPNPS